Proteins found in one Hyla sarda isolate aHylSar1 chromosome 7, aHylSar1.hap1, whole genome shotgun sequence genomic segment:
- the AK4 gene encoding adenylate kinase 4, mitochondrial isoform X2, translated as METHRSRQELYTQNEAGVLAKQYMQQGLPVPDELITRVMLSELEKKRTHSWLLDGFPRTVVQAEALDKICDLDLVITLNIPFETLKDRLNTRWVHLPSGRVYNLEFNPPQVHGIDDVTGEQLVQQEDDKPEAVVARLRQYKDVAKPVMERYKSKGVLHTFSGTETNRIWPYIYTLMSTRITPVHPEDTSQAFRPEDP; from the exons atggagacacatagatctaggcaggagctgtatacacaaaacg AAGCCGGAGTGTTAGCCAAGCAGTATATGCAACAAGGTCTCCCCGTCCCCGATGAGCTCATCACCCGGGTCATGCTGTCGGAGTTAGAGAAGAAGAGGACGCACAGCTGGCTGCTAGACG GGTTTCCCAGGACGGTGGTGCAGGCGGAGGCCCTTGATAAGATTTGTGACCTGGACCTGGTGATCACATTGAACATCCCCTTTGAGACCCTGAAGGATCGTCTGAACACGCGGTGGGTTCACCTGCCGAGCGGAAGAGTCTACAACCTGGAATTCAACCCTCCCCAAGTGCAC GGCATCGATGATGTCACCGGGGAGCAACTGGTCCAGCAGGAGGACGACAAGCCGGAGGCGGTGGTCGCCAGACTGCGCCAATACAAAGATGTTGCCAAACCGGTGATGGAGCGATATAA GAGTAAAGGAGTTCTCCACACATTCTCAGGAACCGAGACGAACAGAATCTGGCCGTACATCTACACGCTCATGAGCACCAGAATTACGCCGGTACACCCCGAGGACACCAGCCAAGCCTTCCGCCCGGAGGACCCATAG